The following proteins are co-located in the Pedobacter sp. FW305-3-2-15-E-R2A2 genome:
- a CDS encoding DUF1338 domain-containing protein, with the protein MAHKTLKGVLNGLLTRYKERVPDVAGIINAMIAEGIISNFEEIENDHVAFRTLGVPYLGIASLEKVFLAYGYEKKSPYHFSEKKLDAYWYAPPSPEFPRIFISELIVTQLSARAQELIHKYTDAITADPVDALDLNDATAVDEFLHSPLWETPTVEDYTELMAESEYAAWTIYNRYYLNHFTISIHNLKEGYNNLEAFDQFLLKNGFKLNDAGGEIKTSSDGALLQSSTVAELVEASFAAGKKKVIAGSYVEFAERKVLPEFAGLPASELNNTHRREGFEAGNADKIFESTFLSQTSKK; encoded by the coding sequence ATGGCGCATAAAACCCTTAAAGGAGTATTAAACGGACTCTTAACCCGATATAAAGAACGTGTTCCTGATGTAGCGGGAATTATCAATGCGATGATTGCCGAAGGAATCATCAGCAATTTTGAAGAGATAGAAAACGACCATGTGGCCTTCCGTACTTTAGGGGTTCCTTATTTAGGGATCGCCTCTCTGGAAAAAGTATTTCTGGCTTATGGTTATGAGAAAAAGAGCCCTTACCATTTTTCGGAGAAGAAGCTGGATGCGTATTGGTATGCCCCACCATCTCCGGAATTCCCACGTATTTTCATCAGTGAACTGATCGTTACGCAATTGTCTGCGAGGGCACAGGAACTCATTCATAAATATACAGATGCGATTACCGCTGATCCTGTAGATGCACTGGACCTGAATGATGCAACCGCGGTAGATGAGTTTCTGCACAGTCCGCTTTGGGAAACGCCAACGGTGGAAGATTATACGGAGTTAATGGCAGAAAGTGAATATGCCGCATGGACGATTTACAACCGCTATTACCTGAACCATTTTACCATCAGTATCCATAATCTGAAAGAAGGGTATAACAACCTGGAAGCATTTGATCAGTTCTTATTGAAAAACGGATTTAAGCTGAACGATGCCGGTGGAGAGATCAAGACGAGCAGCGATGGGGCACTGCTGCAAAGCTCGACGGTTGCCGAATTGGTGGAAGCCAGCTTTGCAGCAGGCAAAAAGAAAGTCATTGCCGGTTCTTACGTAGAGTTTGCAGAACGAAAGGTGTTACCTGAATTTGCCGGACTTCCTGCCAGCGAACTGAACAATACCCATAGAAGAGAAGGTTTTGAAGCGGGAAATGCGGATAAAATCTTTGAGAGTACTTTCTTATCGCAAACCAGTAAAAAATAG
- a CDS encoding ferritin, translating into MKDIIRVKSLLSTDVETLLNQQIKKEALSSSIYLSMASWCGRNGYDFSSDYFFKQAEEERVHQLKFYKYVLDMGGMAISPEVTNIKLEYNSFREVFEEALDQEISVTQSIKNIAARCHKEQDYVTLEFLNWFFKEQREEEYKARRALELFDVIGEEGTGRWQIDKNVGQIVYNEG; encoded by the coding sequence ATGAAAGATATCATTCGCGTAAAAAGTTTACTCTCCACAGATGTTGAGACGCTTTTAAACCAACAGATTAAAAAAGAAGCACTTTCTTCCTCAATCTACCTGTCCATGGCTTCATGGTGTGGCCGCAATGGATACGATTTCTCCTCAGATTACTTCTTTAAGCAAGCTGAAGAAGAACGCGTTCATCAGTTAAAATTTTATAAATATGTTCTTGATATGGGTGGAATGGCGATCTCGCCTGAAGTAACCAATATCAAGCTTGAATATAACTCTTTCCGTGAGGTGTTTGAAGAAGCATTAGATCAGGAGATCAGTGTAACCCAATCCATTAAAAATATCGCTGCACGTTGCCATAAAGAACAGGATTATGTAACCTTAGAGTTCTTAAACTGGTTCTTCAAAGAACAACGTGAAGAAGAATACAAAGCCAGACGTGCGCTGGAACTATTCGATGTGATTGGTGAAGAAGGAACAGGAAGATGGCAGATCGATAAAAATGTAGGCCAAATCGTATATAACGAGGGATAG
- a CDS encoding two-component regulator propeller domain-containing protein has translation MIFLQLPVAGQELSFNQLMTKNGLSQNSIFAIAQDSQGFMWFGSRYGLNRYDGNRFKLYKSTTADTTTLSDDYINALYSDSRKDLWIGTSNGLNRFDPKKNTFERIYLSEGQKNKSNTPIISIYEDRKGNLWIAARNGLYLLADRKTKKFIPASLLGLSKRTAIAEIQTLYEDAKGNLWLGTNKGLSRFHFANNRIKELQFFTHSAGQPASLSDNSVTAITEDLQQNIWVATENGGINLFQPGTNTFSRFLHQEGQKNGLVHNAVRRMIRSNNGKLYIGTQEGLSVFDPLNKTFQTYQHRTDVARSLNQNSIYSLYEDQSGSLWIGTYYGGVNVAYAHATNFKTLQYKEKLSGISHNVVSSIIADKNENLWIGTEGGGLNYLNPRNQQVTTYRVKTSDPSSLGSDLVKIVYKDKSDHIWVGTHGGGLNLFDPATQGFKRFLVTGNDINTTRSEIVALLEDEHGAFWIGSQSGILIFKKNGLNLSPYPEIASINSIKDHNIKALFEDSRKNIWIAATTGLYLLDSNRQRLQLFTLPKGSNSVNNNANYINCIQEDSAGNIWIGLYYGGLSKYDLKKKTFSRTYTNKDGLANNNVVGILEDEKRQLWISTSNGLSRFNPKKEVFQTYTTSDGLAGDEFNYNSFFKSANGEMFFGGYNGLTHFSPRDIEKNEKQALMAFTGIKLFNEPVKLNDVDGLLKQDIGFTDKLVFHYGQNNFTVEFALLNYIKSNKNKYAYKLEGINAEWMESRSPLATFTNLPSGDYNLLVKGANNDGIWSKPIRMNIEILPPFWKTWWAYLLYTALLALVLFFVTRFFYLRGLLLKDEELHQIKLNFFTNISHEIRTHLTLIMAPVEKLLEGQPSGSAIGQQLKGVKTNADRLLKLVSELMDFRKADTKHLKLRVSGHDLIPFLQEIYISFEALSLKKHIRFSLDYDQESLQLYFDREQMEKVFFNLLSNAFKFTPDQGNIAVNVQTSKDRVLISISDTGKGVAPQYLEQLFVNYFQVEEHSVQNTGYGIGLALAKNILELHKGEIKVSSRPETDQEPGFTRFELSLLRGNAHFSPRQLSMQAVIQPLQTPQEPDEILENTSIIPQIRQNGGPKRPTILIVEDNAELRGLIKGTLDADYEVFLAGNGLEGWDIAIVEIPDLIISDVMMPEMDGFTLCNQLKSDERTSHVPVILLTAKSSQTDQISGLTQGADSYLTKPFSTKILELQVRNLLEAREKMRKKYSRELVLEPGPLPVNPLNEQFISRLIGIIEDNMENEELGVELLSAQIGMSQSVLYKKLKALTDLSVNDFSKSIRLKKAAQLLLQRQYTVYEIGYMVGFSDRKYFSREFKKQFGKTPSEYISDQSQQEGSSAK, from the coding sequence ATGATATTTCTGCAGTTGCCTGTAGCAGGGCAGGAATTGAGTTTCAATCAACTGATGACTAAAAATGGTTTGTCCCAAAACTCCATATTCGCCATCGCTCAGGATAGTCAGGGTTTCATGTGGTTCGGTTCCAGATATGGGCTAAACCGATACGATGGTAACCGTTTCAAACTCTATAAAAGTACCACAGCTGATACCACTACCCTTTCAGATGATTACATCAACGCTTTATACAGTGATAGTAGAAAAGACCTCTGGATTGGAACATCCAATGGACTGAACAGGTTTGATCCGAAAAAGAATACTTTTGAAAGGATATACCTTAGTGAAGGACAAAAGAATAAATCCAATACCCCAATCATTTCCATTTATGAGGACCGAAAAGGGAACCTTTGGATTGCGGCGAGAAATGGACTTTATCTGTTGGCCGACCGGAAAACTAAAAAATTCATTCCTGCCAGCCTGCTGGGGCTTAGCAAAAGAACAGCAATTGCTGAAATACAAACCTTATATGAAGATGCAAAAGGAAATTTATGGCTGGGGACCAATAAAGGACTGAGTCGCTTCCATTTTGCGAATAACAGGATAAAAGAACTGCAATTCTTTACCCATTCTGCCGGACAGCCAGCAAGTCTGAGCGACAACTCGGTGACGGCCATTACAGAAGACCTGCAACAAAACATTTGGGTGGCCACAGAAAATGGCGGAATAAATCTTTTTCAGCCAGGCACCAATACTTTTTCCCGGTTCCTACATCAGGAAGGACAAAAAAATGGCTTGGTTCATAATGCCGTTCGCAGGATGATCAGAAGCAACAACGGTAAACTATACATTGGTACACAGGAAGGGCTGAGCGTGTTTGATCCCCTGAACAAAACATTCCAGACTTATCAGCACCGTACAGATGTTGCAAGAAGCCTGAACCAGAATTCCATCTACAGCCTTTATGAAGATCAGAGTGGGTCCCTGTGGATTGGGACTTATTACGGCGGAGTAAATGTGGCCTATGCCCATGCTACTAATTTTAAAACGCTGCAATACAAAGAAAAATTAAGTGGGATCAGTCATAATGTAGTGAGTTCCATTATCGCAGATAAAAATGAAAACCTTTGGATAGGAACTGAGGGAGGAGGGCTCAATTATCTTAATCCGCGTAATCAACAGGTAACCACCTACAGGGTAAAGACATCAGATCCTTCAAGCCTTGGCTCAGACCTGGTAAAAATCGTTTATAAGGATAAATCTGATCATATATGGGTAGGTACCCATGGCGGTGGGCTTAACCTTTTTGATCCGGCCACTCAGGGTTTCAAACGTTTTCTGGTGACAGGGAATGACATCAACACCACACGTTCCGAAATTGTTGCCTTACTGGAAGATGAGCATGGGGCTTTCTGGATCGGCAGTCAGAGTGGCATCCTGATTTTTAAGAAGAATGGATTAAACCTCAGCCCATATCCGGAAATCGCTTCCATCAACAGCATCAAAGACCATAATATTAAAGCCCTGTTTGAAGATTCCAGAAAGAACATCTGGATTGCTGCAACAACAGGTTTGTATCTGCTTGATTCCAACCGGCAAAGGCTGCAACTGTTTACCCTTCCTAAAGGGAGCAATAGTGTAAACAACAATGCGAACTATATCAATTGCATTCAGGAAGATTCGGCCGGGAATATCTGGATCGGCCTTTATTATGGTGGTCTGAGTAAGTACGACTTAAAAAAGAAAACATTCAGCAGAACCTATACCAATAAGGATGGCCTGGCCAACAATAATGTCGTAGGAATTCTGGAAGACGAAAAAAGGCAACTCTGGATCAGCACCTCCAATGGTTTATCAAGATTTAACCCAAAAAAGGAGGTCTTTCAGACTTACACGACCAGTGATGGCCTGGCTGGTGATGAGTTCAATTACAATTCTTTTTTTAAATCGGCGAATGGCGAAATGTTCTTTGGAGGTTATAATGGCCTGACACATTTTTCCCCCAGGGATATAGAAAAAAATGAGAAACAAGCTTTAATGGCATTTACGGGGATCAAACTTTTCAATGAACCGGTAAAACTTAACGATGTTGATGGCCTATTGAAACAAGATATCGGATTTACTGATAAACTGGTCTTTCATTATGGCCAGAACAACTTTACGGTTGAATTTGCTTTGCTCAATTACATCAAATCAAATAAGAACAAATATGCTTATAAGCTGGAGGGGATCAACGCAGAATGGATGGAGAGCCGCAGCCCCCTGGCTACATTTACGAACCTCCCTTCGGGGGATTATAACTTATTGGTAAAAGGAGCAAATAACGATGGCATCTGGAGTAAACCTATCCGGATGAATATAGAAATCCTCCCCCCTTTTTGGAAAACATGGTGGGCATACCTGCTTTATACTGCCTTGCTGGCACTCGTCCTATTTTTCGTCACCCGTTTTTTCTACCTCAGAGGACTACTTTTAAAAGATGAAGAACTCCACCAGATCAAGCTGAACTTTTTTACCAATATTTCTCATGAAATCAGGACACACCTGACACTGATCATGGCTCCTGTGGAAAAACTGCTGGAAGGACAACCGTCTGGTTCTGCAATCGGGCAACAATTAAAAGGGGTAAAGACCAATGCCGACCGCCTCTTAAAACTGGTGAGCGAACTGATGGACTTCAGAAAAGCCGATACAAAGCACCTAAAACTGCGCGTATCAGGTCATGACCTCATCCCTTTCCTACAGGAGATTTACATTTCTTTCGAAGCCTTATCACTGAAGAAACACATCCGGTTTTCTCTGGATTATGATCAGGAATCTCTGCAACTGTACTTTGACAGAGAACAAATGGAAAAAGTATTTTTCAACCTGCTTTCCAATGCCTTTAAATTTACTCCGGACCAGGGAAATATCGCAGTGAATGTTCAGACCAGCAAAGACCGGGTACTAATCAGCATCAGCGATACCGGAAAAGGAGTTGCGCCCCAATATCTGGAGCAATTGTTTGTAAATTATTTCCAGGTAGAGGAACATAGCGTTCAAAATACAGGTTATGGAATCGGATTGGCCCTGGCTAAAAATATTCTAGAGCTCCATAAAGGAGAAATCAAAGTAAGTAGCCGGCCTGAAACTGATCAGGAACCGGGTTTTACCCGGTTTGAATTGAGTCTGCTACGTGGAAACGCTCATTTTTCCCCGCGCCAATTATCAATGCAGGCAGTGATCCAGCCGCTTCAAACCCCACAGGAACCGGATGAAATCCTGGAAAACACGTCAATTATCCCTCAAATCAGACAAAATGGAGGGCCGAAAAGACCCACCATCCTGATCGTCGAAGACAATGCAGAATTGCGCGGATTGATCAAGGGAACACTAGACGCCGACTATGAAGTCTTTCTTGCCGGAAATGGACTCGAAGGATGGGACATCGCGATAGTCGAAATCCCAGATCTTATCATCAGCGATGTTATGATGCCAGAAATGGATGGTTTTACGCTCTGTAATCAATTAAAATCAGACGAGCGGACTAGTCACGTCCCCGTGATACTTTTAACGGCTAAGAGCAGCCAAACAGATCAGATCAGCGGACTGACTCAGGGAGCAGACAGTTACCTGACCAAACCCTTTAGTACCAAAATTCTGGAGCTCCAGGTACGCAATCTGCTGGAAGCAAGAGAAAAAATGCGGAAGAAATACAGCAGAGAGCTGGTTCTGGAACCGGGTCCCCTGCCTGTTAATCCACTAAATGAACAGTTTATTTCCAGGCTGATCGGCATCATTGAAGACAATATGGAAAATGAGGAGCTTGGTGTAGAACTACTCTCCGCACAAATAGGAATGAGTCAGTCTGTATTGTATAAAAAGCTAAAAGCGCTGACGGATCTTTCCGTAAATGATTTCTCCAAGTCTATCCGTTTAAAAAAGGCCGCACAGCTACTCCTGCAAAGGCAATACACCGTATATGAAATTGGTTATATGGTTGGTTTTTCGGACCGTAAGTATTTCAGCAGGGAGTTTAAAAAACAATTTGGAAAGACACCCTCCGAATATATTTCAGATCAATCACAACAAGAAGGCAGCTCAGCTAAATAA
- a CDS encoding RagB/SusD family nutrient uptake outer membrane protein: MKQNIFNAEKMVLLLVAGLSISSCKKSLLDTNPYSSVSSATMWTTDNLTDLGVTGVYQALRLGIQTGGASDRELYQMDGLGFTSMARGGNDLMTGTATSSGGRFSNTWKELYEGVHRANDAIENIALLSPSAPEKKARYIAECKFLRAYFYLRLNQLFKGVPVYLKRPPITELTNGRESEAKVWEVIINDLNDAINEPNLPQKYSKGASQYGHVTKGAAYALRGKAYLYQKKWAEAAADFSKVKEAGYTLFTGGYKALFKEANEQADEMIFSMQNIAVDGYGSTTQWYLGSRSSLGSAWNSYYVSPALVDLYEKTDGSKFNWDDLIPGYNAMPANKREVFYLRNNLSPAEITTFTNKGLDMSLYLPTGNEERVKAAYANRDSRLNATVIVPYGTYLGRPQFGSDQTYTMRWPANNEQPPVLDLFSDSRNQFFYLYRKFVYEGSTEIINRQYGAIDFPIIRYADVLLMWAEALNELQQTGEAINKVNEVRARAGIGALNSSAATTVVGQEDLRERIRNERRVELACEGINYFDEIRWGTLKEKVFTANGGVNQVWGGITVPYVWKGDYVTTWPIPQTEIEMNPNLKQNPGW; encoded by the coding sequence ATGAAACAGAACATATTTAATGCTGAAAAAATGGTGTTGCTCCTGGTGGCAGGATTGAGCATCAGCAGCTGTAAAAAAAGCTTATTAGATACCAATCCATACAGCTCAGTCAGTTCTGCTACCATGTGGACCACAGACAACCTGACTGATTTGGGGGTGACGGGTGTTTATCAGGCATTGAGACTTGGTATTCAGACGGGTGGGGCTTCCGATAGAGAACTTTATCAGATGGATGGCCTTGGTTTCACTTCTATGGCACGTGGAGGTAATGACCTTATGACGGGAACAGCGACCTCTTCCGGTGGAAGGTTCAGTAATACCTGGAAAGAATTATACGAAGGAGTTCACCGGGCAAATGATGCCATTGAAAATATCGCGTTACTATCGCCCTCGGCTCCTGAAAAAAAAGCAAGGTATATCGCAGAATGTAAATTTCTCCGGGCCTATTTCTATTTAAGATTGAATCAGCTGTTCAAAGGAGTACCGGTTTACCTTAAGCGTCCGCCGATCACTGAACTGACCAACGGGCGGGAATCTGAAGCCAAGGTGTGGGAAGTGATCATCAACGACCTTAATGATGCCATTAACGAGCCTAATTTGCCACAGAAATATTCAAAAGGTGCCAGTCAATACGGACACGTGACAAAAGGTGCTGCTTATGCATTGCGTGGAAAAGCGTATCTATACCAGAAGAAATGGGCAGAAGCAGCGGCAGATTTCAGCAAAGTAAAAGAAGCCGGATATACGCTTTTTACCGGTGGTTATAAAGCGTTGTTCAAAGAAGCCAATGAACAGGCTGATGAAATGATTTTCTCTATGCAGAATATTGCCGTAGACGGATATGGATCAACGACTCAATGGTACCTGGGTTCAAGATCTTCATTAGGCTCTGCCTGGAATAGTTATTATGTGTCTCCAGCACTCGTTGATCTCTATGAAAAAACAGATGGAAGTAAGTTCAACTGGGATGATCTTATCCCTGGTTACAATGCAATGCCAGCAAATAAGCGCGAGGTTTTCTATTTGAGAAATAACCTCAGCCCAGCGGAAATCACCACTTTTACGAATAAAGGACTTGATATGTCTCTTTATTTACCTACGGGTAATGAGGAGCGCGTTAAAGCGGCTTATGCCAATAGAGATTCCCGCTTAAATGCAACGGTTATTGTGCCTTATGGTACCTACCTTGGGCGGCCTCAGTTTGGATCAGATCAGACCTACACCATGCGCTGGCCGGCAAACAATGAACAACCTCCTGTATTGGACCTATTTAGCGATTCCAGAAATCAGTTTTTCTATTTGTACCGTAAATTTGTTTATGAAGGCTCTACCGAAATTATTAACCGTCAGTATGGGGCCATTGATTTCCCGATTATCAGGTATGCCGATGTATTGCTGATGTGGGCAGAGGCGCTGAATGAATTACAACAAACCGGAGAAGCGATCAATAAAGTGAACGAAGTAAGGGCAAGAGCGGGTATCGGTGCATTAAACTCTTCTGCTGCAACAACAGTAGTGGGACAAGAAGATCTGAGAGAGCGTATCCGTAACGAACGTCGGGTAGAGCTGGCCTGCGAAGGGATTAATTATTTTGATGAAATTCGCTGGGGAACGTTAAAAGAAAAAGTGTTTACGGCCAATGGAGGTGTCAATCAGGTGTGGGGAGGAATTACTGTTCCCTATGTATGGAAAGGTGATTATGTAACCACATGGCCGATTCCTCAGACCGAAATTGAAATGAATCCCAATTTAAAACAAAACCCGGGCTGGTAA
- a CDS encoding TonB-dependent receptor translates to MRKLLTIISMVICFLPGMLNAQTKVITGTVKEKEGALPGAGITEKGMPANATLTDANGNFKITLKGSSQVLIIRNIGYQTQEVNVAGNSNVNIMLEVDSKGLDEVVVVGYGTQKKVNLTGSVASINSKELNSRPITNVSSALAGLAPGVSVQQGSGKPGSDGATIRIRGTGTLNNNNPLLVIDGIVGTMDAVNPNDIENISVLKDAAAGAIYGSLSANGVILITTKKGAAGRNNVTYSGLVSFARPSRLPDFISDYARFMRLTNESNRNMGVSEVYAANTIQKWEEANKNPNGISASGVPNYVAYPNTDWADWVFGKNQLVQNHNIAVTGGTDKVSYNLSAGYLDNGGIMKNTGLQKYQIRANVESKINKVLTLGTQTFLSTQSVGKANTENAFNYMWQTNPGIYPFYEGKYGFAPAIEEPVTNNNILTYLNGTGGKDKETRINSTLYAIFNLYKGLTLESKVNYQDRYREQSSFAMPIERWDFSTNTLKVPLSPGADLSTSYEFNKNYTLTFDNVLRYQTSIGNHDLSALVGYNQFYYNFYDVRTSKKGLIDYGNTTLGSATDIANTSGGREYDRGMRSWFGRVNYAYKSKYLFEAVLRYDGSSKFATENRFGVFPSFSAGWRVSEEAFMKGIADKIQNLKVRASWGKVGNNIMSVNDDLGNYDYLAGYDKVNYSYNNASNTGLAITKFGNKTLRWESTTVANLGLDLTTFGGKMNLEVDVYQKKTDDILTTPPIYLTAGTAAAPTQNTASMSNKGLEFTLGWKDKIGEVDYSVVGNFAYNFNRVTKYKGKLAEGYTVDANGNRVYSSNIGQVGSGDNTKILEDHTINELYLLQVYNGNGSYKNSDGSPNINGGPKDGMIRTPEDLDWVKSMIAAGYKFNPVGTVAKGQLYYGDLIYADANGDGVYGNNFDKQFTNASSIPKYTLGLNFAIAWKGFDFSMLWSASTGMKYLYNQSGINSTRTNLGNAIGTRIADDHYYYNDANPNDPANNITAGLPRLKWGSSDNQTNIPSDFWLYNASYVKLKNVQVGYSFSDGLIKKIGLNRLRIYVSGENLLMITKYPGLDPEVGANLSYPTMKQFATGLIATF, encoded by the coding sequence ATGAGAAAATTATTGACCATTATTAGTATGGTGATTTGCTTCTTGCCAGGCATGCTTAATGCCCAGACAAAAGTGATCACCGGAACGGTAAAAGAAAAAGAGGGTGCCTTACCAGGAGCCGGTATTACAGAAAAGGGAATGCCCGCTAACGCAACGCTTACCGATGCAAACGGAAATTTCAAAATTACTTTAAAGGGCAGCAGTCAGGTCCTGATCATCAGAAATATTGGATATCAAACCCAGGAAGTCAATGTTGCAGGCAACAGCAACGTAAACATTATGCTGGAAGTAGACTCAAAAGGTCTGGATGAGGTCGTAGTGGTTGGATACGGTACCCAGAAAAAGGTAAACCTCACCGGATCTGTTGCTTCCATTAATTCCAAAGAATTAAATTCAAGGCCAATTACCAACGTATCTTCTGCCCTTGCCGGACTGGCGCCGGGTGTCTCTGTACAGCAGGGAAGTGGTAAGCCTGGTTCAGATGGAGCAACGATCCGTATCAGGGGAACAGGAACACTGAATAACAACAATCCACTTTTGGTAATTGATGGGATTGTCGGAACGATGGATGCTGTAAATCCCAACGACATCGAAAATATCTCTGTACTTAAAGATGCGGCTGCAGGAGCTATTTATGGTTCATTATCTGCAAATGGGGTGATTCTGATCACTACCAAAAAGGGTGCTGCCGGACGTAATAATGTGACTTATTCTGGTCTCGTTTCATTTGCCAGACCGAGTCGCTTACCTGATTTTATATCAGATTATGCCCGGTTTATGCGTTTAACCAACGAAAGTAACCGCAATATGGGGGTTTCAGAAGTGTATGCCGCCAATACCATTCAGAAATGGGAGGAAGCCAACAAAAATCCCAACGGCATCAGCGCCAGTGGTGTTCCTAACTATGTTGCTTATCCCAATACAGATTGGGCAGATTGGGTCTTTGGTAAAAACCAATTGGTGCAAAACCATAATATTGCCGTAACCGGAGGAACCGATAAAGTAAGTTATAACCTTTCTGCAGGATATCTTGACAATGGAGGAATCATGAAAAATACCGGTTTACAGAAGTACCAGATCCGTGCCAATGTAGAATCTAAAATTAATAAGGTACTGACTTTGGGTACGCAAACCTTCCTCTCTACTCAGTCGGTTGGAAAGGCAAATACAGAAAATGCTTTTAATTACATGTGGCAGACCAATCCGGGGATTTATCCTTTTTATGAAGGGAAATATGGCTTCGCACCAGCGATAGAAGAACCTGTAACCAACAATAACATTTTAACCTATCTGAACGGAACAGGTGGTAAGGACAAGGAAACACGGATCAACTCCACACTATATGCGATTTTTAATCTTTATAAAGGCTTAACACTCGAGTCTAAGGTGAATTATCAGGACCGGTATCGTGAGCAAAGCAGTTTTGCAATGCCGATAGAAAGATGGGACTTTTCTACCAATACTTTGAAAGTGCCATTGTCACCTGGTGCTGACCTGAGTACAAGCTATGAGTTCAATAAAAATTACACCCTTACTTTTGATAATGTGCTTCGCTATCAAACCTCCATTGGAAATCATGATCTAAGTGCATTGGTGGGTTATAACCAATTCTACTATAACTTTTATGATGTAAGAACCTCTAAAAAAGGACTTATTGATTATGGCAATACCACTTTGGGTTCCGCAACGGATATCGCCAACACTTCGGGAGGAAGGGAGTACGACAGGGGAATGCGTTCCTGGTTTGGCCGTGTAAATTATGCCTATAAATCAAAGTACCTCTTTGAAGCAGTATTGCGTTATGACGGTTCCTCTAAATTTGCCACGGAGAATAGATTTGGTGTGTTTCCTTCCTTTTCAGCAGGCTGGAGGGTTTCTGAAGAAGCATTCATGAAAGGTATTGCCGATAAAATTCAGAACCTGAAAGTACGTGCTTCCTGGGGTAAGGTTGGAAATAACATTATGAGTGTGAACGACGACCTGGGGAATTACGATTATCTTGCCGGTTATGATAAGGTAAACTATTCTTATAATAATGCTTCTAATACCGGTTTGGCGATTACCAAATTTGGAAACAAAACCTTACGCTGGGAATCTACCACAGTAGCCAATCTTGGCCTGGATCTGACAACTTTTGGCGGTAAAATGAACCTGGAAGTAGATGTGTATCAGAAAAAAACAGATGATATTTTAACTACTCCTCCCATTTATCTTACTGCAGGTACAGCTGCTGCGCCTACGCAAAATACGGCGTCTATGAGCAATAAAGGGCTGGAATTTACTTTGGGATGGAAAGATAAGATCGGAGAAGTAGACTATTCTGTAGTAGGTAATTTTGCGTACAACTTTAACCGTGTGACCAAATACAAAGGAAAATTAGCGGAAGGATACACTGTTGATGCCAATGGCAACCGGGTTTACAGCTCGAATATCGGACAAGTAGGATCGGGAGACAATACCAAGATTCTGGAAGACCATACCATTAATGAGTTATACCTGTTGCAAGTGTACAATGGAAACGGGTCTTATAAAAATTCTGATGGCAGCCCCAATATCAATGGTGGACCAAAAGATGGAATGATCCGAACTCCTGAAGACCTGGATTGGGTGAAATCCATGATCGCAGCAGGATATAAATTCAATCCGGTAGGTACCGTAGCAAAAGGCCAGCTTTATTACGGAGACCTGATCTATGCGGATGCCAATGGCGATGGGGTTTATGGAAATAACTTTGATAAGCAGTTTACCAATGCGTCAAGTATCCCTAAATATACTTTAGGTCTGAATTTCGCCATAGCCTGGAAAGGATTTGACTTTTCTATGCTTTGGTCTGCAAGTACAGGAATGAAGTATTTATACAATCAGTCTGGAATCAACAGTACCAGGACCAATCTTGGAAACGCAATCGGTACCAGAATCGCAGACGATCATTACTATTATAATGATGCTAATCCAAATGATCCGGCCAATAATATTACCGCAGGTTTGCCAAGGCTTAAATGGGGTTCTTCTGATAACCAGACCAATATCCCAAGTGATTTCTGGCTTTATAATGCCTCTTATGTAAAGCTTAAAAATGTTCAGGTAGGTTACTCCTTCTCTGATGGCTTAATCAAAAAAATTGGATTGAACAGACTGAGGATATACGTGTCAGGAGAAAACCTGCTGATGATTACCAAATATCCCGGACTTGACCCAGAGGTAGGTGCCAATCTTTCTTATCCAACCATGAAGCAATTTGCTACAGGTTTAATAGCAACTTTTTAA